GCCGACGGGGCCGTGGCGTAGTGCATCAGAAAGAGGTGGATGAGCACGAAGGCAACCATGAGGACACCGGTCACCCGGAGGTAGTACCAGGCGAACGCCTGCCGGCCCGCCCCAGGCCTACCCCCTGCCCCTCCGGCCGCCGCCCTATCGATGGACGGCGCCCTTTCGCAGCAGTTGAATCGACAGCAGGGGGTTGACGCCGACCGGACAGACGGTCACGCAGTTGCCGACGCTGTGGCATGCGAAAATGCCGCCGTCGGAAGCAACGAGGCGCAGCCGTTCGGCGCCGGCCTTGTCGCGTGTGTCGGCGCTGACCGCGTAGGCGCGATTGAGGGCCGCGGGACCGAGAAACTCGGGAACGATCGCCGCCACCGGACACGCCGAGTAGCACGCGCCGCACGAGATGCAGTCGATCTGCCGGTCCACCACCTCCCGCGCGGCGCCGCCCGGGGGGATGACGGCCGGGTCCGCGGCCGGGCCGAGCAGCGACGTCGTCTCGCCGACATAGAAGGGATCCACCGCGCGGTACTTGTCGAAGAACGGGCGGAGGTCGACGAGCAGATCTTTGACGACGGGGAGCGACCGCAGGGGCTCGACGCTCACGGGCGGCCGCAGATGTTCGAGGCGCAGGCCACAGGCCAGCCCTTCGCGGCCGTTCACGACCATCGCGCACGACCCGCACATGCCGGCACGGCACGAGTACCGGAACGCCAGCGTGGAATCCAGTTGCTCGAGAATCCAAAACAGCGCGTCGAGGACGCTCATCATCGGCCGCGCGTCGACCGTGTAGGACTGCCAGCGGGGCCGGCGGTCCGCCGCGGGGTCGAACCGCCTGACGCGCACGATCACGCGGGCGCGAGTCCCTGCGGGACCTCGTTCGCGTCCCGGGGCGCAAGACGCGCGAGACGGACCGGCTCGGTCCACGGGTCGCGGCCCGCCGACTGAAACACGTTCGCGAGCCAGTGCGCATCATCGCGGTCCGGGAAATCGCGCCGCGCGTGCGACCCGCGGCTCTCCCGGCGGTACCTCGCGGCCGTCGCGGTCAACCGGGCGGCCGCGAGCAGGTTCCGCACGTCCAGGACCTGCTGCCACGCGAGATTGGCGCGCGGTCCGCCCGGGGCCCCCGCGGACGCAACCCGTTCCTCGAGCACACCGATCGCATCCAACGCACGGCGGAGCCCCGCGTCGTCGCGGACCAGGCCGACATGTTCCCACATCGTCTGCTGGAGCGCGTCGCGGATCGCAAAGGGGTTCTCCGCCGGCGCGCGGCCGAGCGGCGCGGTCGCGCGCCGGCAGGCCTCCGCGGCCTCGCCGGCATCCGGCGCCGCCTCGGGGAGCGCGGTGCACTCTTCGGCCGCCGTCAGGCCCGCCCGCCGGCCGAAGACGCACGATTCGGCCACACCGTTGCCGCCGAGGCGGTTGGCGCCGTGCACCCCCCCGGCGTCCTCCCCGGCCACCAGCAGTCCGGGCATCGCGGTGCGGCACGCGGGGTCGATGCGCACGCCGCCCATGTGGAAATGCGCCGTCGGCGTGACCTCCACCGGCCCCCGCGCGAGATCGTAGCCCACCTCCGCGCAGCGGCGGGCCATGCCCGGAAAATGGCGGAGCACGAAGTCCGGCCCGAGGTGCGAGGCGTCGAGCAGTACGCCCCCGGACGGCGTTCCCCGCCCGGCCATGATCTCGAGATAACTCGCCCGGGCCACCACGTCGCGCGTCGCGCGCTCCATGCGCGCCGGGTCGTACCGCGCCATGAACCGCTCGCCCTGCGCGTTGAGGAGATGCGCTCCCGCCCCGCGCAGCCCTTCTTCGAGCACCATGCCGGAGAGCCGGGACGCCCCGGCGAGGAGCCCCGTCGGGTGAAACTGCATCATCTCCATGTCCATGAGATCGCAGCCGGCGCGGTACGCCATCGCGTAGCCGTCCCCGGTCTTTTCGAGGGACGGCGCCGAAAACGTGTACATGCGGGGCCCGCCGCCCGTGGCGAGTACTGCGACCCGCGAGCGGACGAGCAGAAACTCACCCGTGGCGTGCCGCAGCAGGAGGGCGCCGGTGATCCGTCCGCCGGGGCGGTCGTGGAGGAGATCCACGGCGCGCGTTTCGTCGAGGCACCGGATATCCCGCGCGAAGAGCTGGTCGTGGAGGCGGCTCACGATCTCGATCCCGGTGAGGTCGCCCCGATGCACCGTCCGGTCGAACGATTGGCCGGCGAACGCCTTCTGATGGATGTGGCCGTCCTCCCGGCGGTCGAAGAAGACCCCGATGTTCGTCTCGAGCCGCCGGATGATCTCCGGCGCGTCGGATACGAGCGCCCACGCGAGCTCCTGGTCGTTCAGAAACTGTCCGCCGATGATGGTGTCCCGAAAGTGCAGCTCGGGCGAGTCGCGTGGGTCGAGCGCCGCGTTGAAGCCGCCCTGCACGAGGCGCGTACAGCCGCTTTTGCCGATCAGGCCCTTGCTGGCGACGACGATGCGGAGGCGCGGGTTGACGTCGTACGCGTGCAGAGCGGCCATCAACCCCGCCCCGCCGCTGCCGATGATCAGAATGTCACACTGCAGCGTCTCCATCAGAAGGCGTCGGTCAGTGACCCCTGACGATCCACTGCCGCCAGGGTCACCGGCACGGTCTGCGCCGCACGCCAGAAGGCGTCGGTCAGTGACCCCTGACGATCCACTGCCGCCAGGGTCAACGGCACGGTCTGCGCCGCACGCGGTCCCGTCACGGGGTGAGCCCCAGCTTCGTGTAGATCTCGGCGAGCCGTGCCTGCGCGGTTTGGGCGACGTCCCGGTAAAGACTCGCGCCGTGCGCGTCCATCGCGACGGTGAGCGGTCCGAACCCCCGCACCCGAAACTGCCACAGGCACTCCGGCATGAGGTCTTCCCAGTACACGCGCTCGATGGCCTCGACCTGCTCCGTCTCCACCGACGCCGCGCCGCCGACGATCGCGAAGTAGGCCCCGCCGGACTCCCGGAACGCCGCGCTGCTGTCGTCGGACAGGCCGCCCTTGCCGATAATCGCCCGGACCCCATAGTCGCGGAGCAGGCCGCGCGTAAACCGGTCCATCCGCATGCTCGTCGTCGTGCCGACCGTGGTGGGCTCGTACCCGCTCGCCGCGGCGGCCGACGGTCGCACGTTGGGCGCCACGTGGAGCAGCACGCCGCCGCGAAGATCTGCCGGCGGCGCCTGGCCCTGATCGAAGATCCGGATGAGCGTGGCGTCCCGAATGCCCCAGACCACGCCGTCGAGCGTCACGGCGTCGCCGGCGCGAAGGCGCCGCACGTCCTCTTCCGACAACGGAGGGCGCAGACGGTGGTCCATTTTAGTACCCGATCTCCACCCGGCCGTCGCCGTAGACCCGCGCGCGACGCCGCTCGCCGCGCCAGCACTGCATGTTGACGGCCACGGGGTTGAGCGTGATGTGCGTCCAGGCCGTCTCGACGTGCACGTCCAGCACCGTCGTCTCGCCCCCGAGCCCCATCGGGCCGATCCCGGTGCTGTTGATCGCGTCCCGCATCTCGACTTCGAGCGCGGCGACCTCGGGGTCGGGATGCCGCGTGCCGACCGGGCGCAGCGTCGCCTTCTTGGCGAGCGTCATGCAGAGGTCGGAGGAACCGCCGATCCCGACGCCGACGATGGTCGGCGGACACGGCCGGCCGCCGGCCGCGACGCACGTCTCGAGGATGAACTTCTTGATGCCGCCCACTCCGTCCGCGGGCAGGAGCATCTTGAGAAACGACATGCTTTCCGACCCGGACCCCTTCGGCATCATCACGATGTCGATGTGGTCGATGGCGGTGGAAAACTCGACGTGGAACACCGGGACGCCCTCGCCGCTGCTGGTCTGGCGGTTCGTACGGCCGAGCGCGGAGACGATGCTCGACCGCAGCGGCGTCTCGCGGGTCG
This genomic interval from bacterium contains the following:
- the sdhB gene encoding succinate dehydrogenase iron-sulfur subunit yields the protein MIVRVRRFDPAADRRPRWQSYTVDARPMMSVLDALFWILEQLDSTLAFRYSCRAGMCGSCAMVVNGREGLACGLRLEHLRPPVSVEPLRSLPVVKDLLVDLRPFFDKYRAVDPFYVGETTSLLGPAADPAVIPPGGAAREVVDRQIDCISCGACYSACPVAAIVPEFLGPAALNRAYAVSADTRDKAGAERLRLVASDGGIFACHSVGNCVTVCPVGVNPLLSIQLLRKGAVHR
- a CDS encoding FAD-dependent oxidoreductase is translated as METLQCDILIIGSGGAGLMAALHAYDVNPRLRIVVASKGLIGKSGCTRLVQGGFNAALDPRDSPELHFRDTIIGGQFLNDQELAWALVSDAPEIIRRLETNIGVFFDRREDGHIHQKAFAGQSFDRTVHRGDLTGIEIVSRLHDQLFARDIRCLDETRAVDLLHDRPGGRITGALLLRHATGEFLLVRSRVAVLATGGGPRMYTFSAPSLEKTGDGYAMAYRAGCDLMDMEMMQFHPTGLLAGASRLSGMVLEEGLRGAGAHLLNAQGERFMARYDPARMERATRDVVARASYLEIMAGRGTPSGGVLLDASHLGPDFVLRHFPGMARRCAEVGYDLARGPVEVTPTAHFHMGGVRIDPACRTAMPGLLVAGEDAGGVHGANRLGGNGVAESCVFGRRAGLTAAEECTALPEAAPDAGEAAEACRRATAPLGRAPAENPFAIRDALQQTMWEHVGLVRDDAGLRRALDAIGVLEERVASAGAPGGPRANLAWQQVLDVRNLLAAARLTATAARYRRESRGSHARRDFPDRDDAHWLANVFQSAGRDPWTEPVRLARLAPRDANEVPQGLAPA
- a CDS encoding fumarate hydratase C-terminal domain-containing protein; its protein translation is MDHRLRPPLSEEDVRRLRAGDAVTLDGVVWGIRDATLIRIFDQGQAPPADLRGGVLLHVAPNVRPSAAAASGYEPTTVGTTTSMRMDRFTRGLLRDYGVRAIIGKGGLSDDSSAAFRESGGAYFAIVGGAASVETEQVEAIERVYWEDLMPECLWQFRVRGFGPLTVAMDAHGASLYRDVAQTAQARLAEIYTKLGLTP
- a CDS encoding fumarate hydratase, whose protein sequence is MKPPSTLVNADVLFEDLGRRLYVEAQIDIPPDVREALRAAAERESLPGPRGILTTMLRAIDVSDRKQTLVCQDTGIPIFWITIGRGIAIDGAAMLDALRRGVERATRETPLRSSIVSALGRTNRQTSSGEGVPVFHVEFSTAIDHIDIVMMPKGSGSESMSFLKMLLPADGVGGIKKFILETCVAAGGRPCPPTIVGVGIGGSSDLCMTLAKKATLRPVGTRHPDPEVAALEVEMRDAINSTGIGPMGLGGETTVLDVHVETAWTHITLNPVAVNMQCWRGERRRARVYGDGRVEIGY